A stretch of Henckelia pumila isolate YLH828 chromosome 4, ASM3356847v2, whole genome shotgun sequence DNA encodes these proteins:
- the LOC140862317 gene encoding uncharacterized protein, whose protein sequence is MDKEWMSKSRLSREYEHGVEYFLKFAIKNAEDREAISCPCTKCGNLKKKKVETIRAHMYSNGIDLTYHTWIWYGERSVMKNSNNDRDQEREDVPKFDAEEPIDMVHAAFDSYAENPTTFKNLLEDAEKPLYPRCSKFTRLSAVVKLFNLKAKYSWSDKSCTDLLNLLGEMLPDDNELPLSFYDAKKSLCALGITYEKIHACPNDCILYRKEYEDMNSCPTCGMSRWKMGQKDTIKEGVPAKVLWYFPPIPKFVRMFRNKEFSKELTWHADKRLNDGYLRHPADSPSCKLVDHKWPNFAADSRNLRLAISADGINPHGMMSSTYSCWTVLMITYNLPPWLCMKRKFMMLTMLISRPKQPGNDIDVYLAPLIDDLKFLWDTGVEAYDAYRQETFLLRAVLLWTINDFPAYGNMSGCIVKGYHACPICGEETYSTRLKHSRKMSYTGHRRFLPANHPYRRQRKAFNGYQELNPAPKPLSGDEVLKKVDGIHCHWGKMRKKIQSTKDDVKPSFKKKSIFFELEYWKHLYVRHVLDVMHIEKNVCESLLGTLLDIPGKTKDGIAARLDLAEMNLRTDLAPVMGEKKSFLPAACYTLTKDEKRKILNSLCGMQLPTCYSSNIKNFVSMKDLKLVGLKSHDYHTLMQQLLPVAIRGVLPKHVRDSITRLCFFFNELCNKVMDPSKWDELQREIVIILCLLEKYFPPSFFDIMIHLTVHIVREVKLCGPVWYRYMYPFERYMKILKGYVRNRNRPEGFMAECYIDEEAVEFCSDYLGSLHTIGIPTSHRQIELTKPLSAAIVQSIAEDELQQAHRYVLENDVDTDRYIE, encoded by the coding sequence ATGGACAAAGAATGGATGTCAAAGTCTCGGTTATCAAGGGAATATGAGCATGGAGTAGAGtatttcttgaaatttgcaataaaaaatGCCGAGGATCGGGAAGCAATATCTTGTCCATGTACAAAATGTGGTAatctgaagaagaaaaaggTAGAGACTATAAGGGCACACATGTATTCTAATGGTATAGATTTGACATATCATACTTGGATATGGTATGGTGAAAGGTCTGTGATGAAGAACTCAAATAATGATCGTGATCAAGAAAGGGAAGATGTACCAAAGTTTGACGCCGAGGAACCAATAGATATGGTACATGCTGCATTTGATAGTTATGCTGAGAATCCAACCACATTTAAAAATCTACTTGAAGATGCTGAGAAACCTTTATATCCTAGATGCAGTAAATTTACAAGGTTATCTGCAGTTGTaaaattattcaacttgaaaGCCAAATATAGTTGGAGTGACAAAAGTTGCACTGACCTACTCAATTTGTTAGGAGAAATGCTTCCAGATGACAACGAATTGCCTTTATCTTTCTACGATGCAAAGAAAAGCTTGTGTGCATTAGGGATTACTTATGAGAAAATCCATGCTTGCCCTAATGATTGCATCTTATACCGGAAGGAGTATGAGGATATGAACAGTTGTCCTACTTGTGGGATGTCAAGGTGGAAGATGGGCCAAAAAGATACGATAAAGGAAGGAGTTCCTGCAAAGGTTCTATGGTACTTCCCTCCAATTCCGAAATTTGTACGAATGTTTCGGAATAAGGAGTTTTCCAAGGAGCTGACTTGGCATGCTGATAAAAGACTTAATGACGGATACTTACGCCATCCAGCTGATTCACCTTCTTGTAAATTAGTAGATCACAAGTGGCCAAATTTTGCTGCTGATTCAAGAAATCTTAGATTGGCCATTTCAGCTGACGGGATCAATCCCCATGGTATGATGAGTTCTACATATAGTTGTTGGACAGTTTTAATGATCACTTACAATCTTCCCCCGTGGTTGTGTATGAAGAGAAAATTTATGATGCTCACAATGTTGATTTCTCGTCCCAAACAACCAGGAAATGATATCGATGTTTACTTAGCACCTCTAATCGATGACTTGAAATTCCTATGGGATACAGGTGTTGAAGCATATGATGCATATAGACAAGAAACCTTCTTGCTCAGAGCTGTCTTGCTGTGGACCATCAATGACTTTCCTGCATATGGAAACATGTCAGGATGTATTGTGAAAGGATATCACGCATGTCCGATTTGTGGTGAAGAAACATATTCAACAAGGTTGAAACATAGCAGGAAAATGTCGTACACAGGCCATAGAAGGTTTCTACCTGCAAATCATCCTTATCGAAGGCAAAGAAAGGCATTTAATGGGTACCAAGAGTTAAACCCTGCACCCAAACCATTGAGTGGCGATGAAGTGTTAAAAAAAGTCGATGGAATTCATTGTCATTGGGGAAAAATGAGAAAGAAGATTCAGTCCACGAAAGATGATGTAAAACCATCCTtcaaaaagaaatcaattttCTTTGAACTTGAGTATTGGAAACATCTATATGTTAGACATGTTCTTGATGTGATGCATATAGAAAAGAACGTCTGTGAAAGTCTTCTCGGTACGTTGCTTGACATTCCGGGAAAAACAAAGGATGGAATTGCAGCTAGATTAGACCTTGCTGAAATGAATTTGAGGACAGATTTGGCTCCAGTGATGGGGGAGAAGAAATCTTTTCTGCCAGCAGCATGTTATACACTTACAAAAGATGAGAAAAGAAAGATTTTGAATTCTTTGTGTGGAATGCAATTACCTACATGTTACTCATCCAACATTAAAAACTTTgtttcgatgaaggacttgaaaCTTGTTGGCCTTAAGTCACACGACTACCACACTTTAATGCAGCAATTACTTCCAGTGGCCATACGTGGTGTCTTGCCCAAACATGTCAGAGACTCTATCACTCgtttgtgcttcttcttcaatGAGCTATGTAATAAAGTGATGGATCCCTCAAAGTGGGATGAGCTGCAGAGAGAGATTGTGATCATATTGTGTTTACTTGAAAAGTATtttccaccttcgttttttGACATAATGATTCATTTAACAGTTCATATTGTGCGAGAGGTGAAATTATGTGGCCCAGTTTGGTATAGGTACATGTATCCCTTTGAAAGATACATGAAGATTTTGAAAGGTTATGTGCGAAATCGCAATAGACCGGAAGGTTTCATGGCTGAATGTTATATTGATGAAGAGGCGGTTGAATTTTGCTCAGACTATCTTGGTAGTTTGCACACAATTGGGATCCCTACAAGTCATCGACAAATAGAACTTACTAAACCTTTGTCGGCTGCAATTGTGCAATCCATTGCTGAGGATGAGTTGCAACAAGCACATCGTTATGTATTGGAAAATGATGTTGACACTGATCGCTATATTGAGTAA